A single Silvibacterium dinghuense DNA region contains:
- a CDS encoding peptidylprolyl isomerase gives MTVVLAGLALCGTLLPVSGCRRSAPDGAMADVNGTIITAARVDEYDRLHPQAFGNESGDQRRMDVLNEVIMEEVLEQRARKDHLEATDEDADEKLTDMKSGYTQEEFEQQLAAAHLTMQDMRTQVRRELTIDRLLNKDVFSRVNITDADLSTYYTGHQDEFHFPETRYHLSRIVVQALPVSAGGQQQDAAASRAEALRTIQLVHLRLQEGENFASLASSLARVKTAAIAADADITVSASQLHTDASLEESVEKLLPGQTTDVLASPDGTTYAIYKLLSRMPAGDYSFEDPRVQQYIRETLRTQRGDLLKAAYLDILRNQAHVRNYYAERLLQ, from the coding sequence ATGACGGTGGTACTGGCCGGCCTGGCGCTGTGCGGCACGCTTCTGCCTGTTTCCGGCTGCCGACGGTCCGCTCCGGACGGCGCGATGGCGGATGTGAACGGCACGATCATCACCGCGGCGCGCGTAGACGAGTACGACCGGCTGCATCCGCAGGCCTTCGGCAACGAGAGCGGTGACCAGCGGCGGATGGATGTGCTGAACGAGGTGATCATGGAAGAGGTCCTCGAACAGCGGGCGCGCAAGGACCATCTGGAGGCGACCGACGAAGACGCGGACGAGAAGCTGACCGACATGAAATCCGGCTACACGCAGGAGGAGTTCGAGCAACAGCTGGCGGCGGCTCACCTGACGATGCAGGATATGCGGACACAGGTGCGGCGCGAGCTGACCATCGACCGGCTGCTGAATAAAGATGTGTTCTCGCGGGTGAACATCACCGACGCCGACCTCTCGACCTATTACACCGGCCACCAGGACGAATTTCATTTCCCGGAAACGCGCTACCACCTGTCGCGGATCGTGGTGCAGGCGCTGCCGGTCTCCGCAGGAGGACAGCAGCAGGATGCGGCGGCAAGCCGCGCCGAGGCACTGCGGACGATCCAGCTGGTGCATCTGCGGCTGCAGGAGGGCGAGAACTTTGCCTCGCTGGCCAGCAGCCTGGCCCGGGTAAAGACAGCAGCCATCGCGGCGGACGCAGACATTACAGTGTCGGCATCACAGTTGCACACCGACGCATCGCTGGAAGAGAGCGTGGAAAAACTACTGCCCGGACAGACAACCGATGTGCTGGCGAGTCCGGATGGGACAACCTATGCGATCTACAAGCTGCTCTCGCGCATGCCGGCCGGCGATTACAGCTTTGAAGATCCACGGGTGCAACAGTACATCCGGGAAACACTGCGGACGCAGCGCGGAGACCTGCTGAAGGCCGCATATCTGGACATCCTGCGCAACCAGGCCCATGTGCGGAATTACTATGCGGAACGGCTGCTGCAATAA
- a CDS encoding Orn/Lys/Arg decarboxylase N-terminal domain-containing protein, which produces MNQGRWVLLIASEVGNTDSVADRAMERLVSAINEEGYRVVRTVTPDDGLSLVKSDPSHSAILLDWDLEDDNQFDERAALRIIREVRYRNKKLPIFLIADRTLVSELPLEVVKQVHEYIHLFGDTPAFIANRVDFAVERYHEQLLPPYFRELVKYTDQGAYSWDAPGHMGGVAFLKHPVGMAFHQFFGENLMRSDLGISTAELGSWLDHVGPPAESERNAARIFGADWTFYVLGGSSTSNQIVGHGVIGQDEMVIADLNCHKSICHSLTVTGARPVYFKPTRNGYGMIGLVPLERFKPEQIRALIDKSPFAAGAVSRDPSYAVVTNSTYDGFCYNVDAVVEELSKSVPRVHFDEAWYAYAKFHSLYKGRFAMDVPDEMPDRPLIFATQSTHKMLAAFSMASMIHVKLSPRAPLEFDQFNESFMMHGTTSPFYPMIASIDVATAMMDEPAGSTLMEETIQDAITFRKAMASVAHRLKSEEGDWWFFGMFQPDYVTDKETGEIFRFEDAPDDLLGDNADCWTLKPGEDWHGFTDDAVQDDYVLLDPTKVTILLPGISPQGVMQDWGIPAAILTAFLDARRVEIARTGDYTILTLFSVGTSKGKWGSLLETLFEFKRLYDQEAMLNEALPALTAKYPDRYGSMTLKQLSDDMHNAMRELNLPGLLHAACDTEPNPVLTPAQTYQKLIRNGTERVKVAEMAGRIPAVMLVPYPPGIPIRMPGERLGGIDSPTIQLLMALEDFGRRFPGFEREVHGIEVDAQGQYWTRGVIETPHLNGNGKAKPRTRPATRATKKTNN; this is translated from the coding sequence ATGAATCAAGGCCGCTGGGTACTGCTCATCGCCAGTGAGGTTGGCAACACCGATTCGGTCGCCGACCGCGCGATGGAGCGACTGGTCTCGGCTATCAATGAAGAAGGTTATCGCGTTGTCCGTACCGTTACGCCGGATGACGGTCTGTCGCTCGTCAAGTCCGATCCCTCGCACAGCGCCATTCTGCTCGACTGGGATTTAGAGGACGACAACCAGTTCGACGAGCGCGCCGCGCTGCGCATCATCCGCGAAGTCCGCTATCGCAACAAGAAGCTGCCGATCTTCCTCATCGCCGACCGCACGCTGGTCAGCGAGCTGCCGCTCGAAGTGGTCAAGCAGGTGCACGAGTACATCCACCTCTTCGGCGATACCCCGGCCTTCATCGCCAACCGCGTCGACTTTGCCGTTGAGCGTTACCACGAGCAGCTCCTGCCGCCGTACTTCCGCGAGCTGGTCAAGTACACCGACCAGGGAGCCTACTCCTGGGATGCCCCCGGCCACATGGGCGGCGTCGCCTTCCTCAAGCACCCCGTCGGCATGGCCTTCCACCAGTTCTTCGGTGAGAACCTTATGCGCTCCGACCTCGGCATCTCCACCGCCGAGCTCGGCTCCTGGCTCGATCACGTCGGTCCGCCGGCTGAGTCCGAGCGCAATGCCGCCCGCATCTTCGGCGCCGACTGGACCTTCTATGTCCTCGGCGGCTCCTCGACCTCGAACCAGATCGTCGGCCACGGCGTCATCGGCCAGGACGAGATGGTCATCGCCGACCTGAACTGCCACAAGTCCATCTGCCACTCGCTGACCGTCACCGGCGCTCGCCCGGTCTACTTCAAGCCCACGCGCAACGGCTATGGCATGATCGGCCTGGTCCCGCTCGAGCGCTTCAAGCCCGAGCAGATTCGCGCGCTCATCGACAAGAGCCCCTTTGCTGCTGGCGCCGTCTCGCGCGATCCGAGCTATGCCGTCGTCACCAACTCGACTTACGACGGCTTCTGCTACAACGTCGATGCGGTGGTCGAAGAGCTCTCGAAGTCCGTGCCCCGCGTCCACTTCGACGAGGCCTGGTACGCCTACGCCAAGTTCCACTCGCTCTATAAGGGCCGCTTCGCCATGGACGTGCCAGATGAAATGCCCGACCGGCCGCTCATCTTCGCCACCCAGTCCACGCACAAGATGCTGGCCGCCTTCTCCATGGCGTCCATGATCCACGTCAAGCTCAGCCCACGCGCGCCGCTCGAGTTCGATCAGTTCAACGAGTCGTTCATGATGCACGGAACGACCTCGCCCTTCTACCCGATGATCGCCTCCATCGACGTGGCCACGGCCATGATGGACGAGCCGGCCGGCTCGACCCTGATGGAAGAGACCATCCAGGACGCTATCACCTTCCGCAAGGCCATGGCTTCCGTCGCCCACCGCCTCAAGTCCGAGGAAGGCGACTGGTGGTTCTTCGGTATGTTCCAGCCCGACTACGTCACCGACAAGGAGACGGGCGAGATCTTCCGCTTCGAGGACGCGCCGGACGATCTGCTGGGCGACAACGCCGACTGCTGGACCCTCAAGCCGGGTGAAGACTGGCATGGCTTCACCGACGATGCCGTCCAGGACGACTACGTCCTGCTCGATCCGACGAAGGTCACCATCCTGCTGCCCGGTATCAGCCCGCAGGGCGTCATGCAGGATTGGGGCATCCCGGCCGCCATCCTCACCGCCTTCCTCGACGCTCGCCGCGTCGAAATCGCCCGTACCGGTGACTACACCATCCTCACGTTGTTCTCGGTCGGCACCTCCAAGGGCAAGTGGGGCAGCCTGCTCGAAACGCTCTTCGAGTTCAAGCGTCTCTACGACCAGGAAGCCATGCTCAACGAGGCTCTGCCCGCGCTGACGGCCAAGTATCCGGACCGCTACGGCAGCATGACCCTCAAGCAGCTCTCTGACGACATGCACAACGCTATGCGTGAGCTGAACCTGCCCGGGCTGCTGCATGCCGCCTGCGACACCGAGCCGAACCCGGTGCTTACCCCGGCGCAGACCTACCAGAAACTCATCCGCAACGGTACCGAGCGCGTCAAGGTGGCCGAGATGGCCGGCCGCATCCCAGCCGTCATGCTCGTCCCCTACCCGCCGGGAATCCCGATCCGCATGCCCGGCGAGCGGCTGGGCGGCATCGACAGCCCGACCATCCAGCTCCTCATGGCTCTCGAAGACTTCGGCCGCCGTTTCCCCGGCTTCGAGCGCGAGGTGCACGGTATCGAGGTCGACGCTCAGGGCCAGTACTGGACCCGCGGCGTCATCGAGACCCCGCATCTGAACGGCAACGGCAAGGCCAAGCCTCGCACCCGTCCAGCCACCCGCGCCACCAAGAAGACCAACAACTAA
- a CDS encoding MFS transporter, whose amino-acid sequence MPDHSPDPHPDSDPGRAAAAFLSRDFRLYQIARLLVIIGAEAQSLAVAWQVYQITHKAIDLGYTGLALFLPGLLFILPSGHVADRFDRRAVILVCYGLQIFCTLTLFLFALHGMRSILPIYVVLFLVGTGRSFSGPASSALLPHLVPKEHFVNAVTWGATVFQIANISGPALGGVLFTLPLTHGIVARLAGAPLVFLFTLTTLCCFLVLVGSLSVRPGRMEHRATSMATILAGFHYVRRTPILLGSISLDLFAVLLGGAVSLMPIFAQDILHAGPRGLGLLRGAPALGAMLVSISLTFRPIHRKAGTLMFTCVGIFGAATVLFGVSKSLPLSMAALFVVGASDMVSVVIRSSMLQLGTPPEMRGRVSAVNALFLGASNELGEFESGLTAQWWGAVRAVIFGGIGSMMVTGLWAALFPPLRRVDQLTAQALLQVETEEASKEVRQL is encoded by the coding sequence ATGCCCGACCACTCCCCAGACCCCCACCCAGACTCAGATCCAGGCAGGGCCGCGGCTGCATTCCTCTCGCGGGATTTCCGGCTCTATCAGATAGCACGGCTGCTGGTGATTATCGGGGCCGAGGCGCAGTCACTGGCCGTGGCCTGGCAGGTCTACCAGATCACGCATAAGGCCATCGACCTGGGCTATACGGGACTGGCTCTGTTTCTGCCGGGATTGTTGTTCATCCTCCCCTCCGGCCATGTGGCGGACCGCTTCGACCGGCGCGCCGTGATCCTTGTCTGCTACGGGCTGCAGATCTTCTGCACACTGACGCTGTTCCTCTTCGCACTGCATGGCATGCGAAGCATACTGCCGATCTATGTCGTGCTTTTCCTGGTCGGAACGGGACGCTCGTTCAGCGGACCGGCCAGCTCGGCGCTGCTGCCGCACCTGGTGCCGAAAGAGCACTTCGTGAACGCAGTGACGTGGGGCGCGACGGTCTTCCAGATCGCGAACATCTCGGGCCCGGCGCTGGGCGGCGTGCTGTTCACGCTGCCGCTCACGCATGGAATCGTGGCACGACTGGCCGGAGCACCGCTTGTCTTTCTCTTCACACTCACTACGCTCTGTTGTTTTCTGGTGCTGGTGGGCTCGCTCTCCGTGCGCCCGGGACGGATGGAGCATCGGGCTACCTCGATGGCGACGATCCTTGCGGGCTTTCACTATGTGCGGCGCACGCCCATTCTGCTGGGCTCGATCTCGCTGGACCTGTTCGCCGTGCTGCTGGGCGGCGCTGTATCCCTGATGCCGATCTTTGCGCAGGATATTTTGCATGCGGGACCACGCGGTCTGGGACTGCTGCGTGGCGCTCCGGCGCTGGGCGCGATGCTGGTGTCGATCTCGCTGACCTTCCGGCCGATTCACCGCAAAGCGGGTACGCTGATGTTCACATGTGTAGGAATTTTCGGCGCGGCGACAGTGCTGTTCGGCGTCTCGAAGAGCCTGCCGCTCTCGATGGCGGCGCTCTTCGTGGTGGGCGCGTCGGATATGGTGTCGGTCGTGATCCGCTCATCGATGCTGCAGCTGGGCACGCCGCCGGAGATGCGCGGGCGGGTGAGCGCGGTGAATGCGCTGTTCCTCGGCGCATCCAATGAACTGGGCGAGTTCGAGAGCGGCCTTACGGCACAGTGGTGGGGTGCGGTGCGGGCGGTCATCTTCGGCGGCATCGGCTCGATGATGGTGACCGGGCTATGGGCTGCGCTGTTTCCTCCGCTGCGGCGCGTGGATCAGCTGACGGCCCAGGCACTGCTGCAGGTAGAGACCGAAGAAGCATCGAAGGAAGTGCGGCAGCTCTGA
- a CDS encoding exo-beta-N-acetylmuramidase NamZ domain-containing protein has product MSRLTAVSLAAALLVSSPYAVSAETPASAQAAQPSFTAIDSIIEQAIAEKKFPGAMVIVGHDGRVVFHKAYGHRALGDHPEAMTEDTIFDVASLTKVIATAPSVMELYEQGKFRLNDPVAKYLPEFAANGKGDITIRDLLTHYSGLAPDLDLKSTWEGKDEGFRLAFASAPMTPPGVQFRYSDINFITLGALVEKLSGMTEDEYVAKYVAAPLGMMHTRYLPPEDWRTEIAPTQYDEHGVMLRGVVHDPTARRMGGVAGHAGLFSTAGDVAIYAQNLLDRLAGRPSRFPLNQLTLEKMTAPEQPATAVAMRGLGWDIDTVFSGNRGELFPVGSFGHTGFTGTSIWMDPASDTYVVMMANAVYPNGPTGITPVRAALANAAAEAVGVRDDGGALAAKLTGYDESLAGMRRRPDRNGAVKTGIDVLEAENFATLKKLAEAHGGKLRLGLLTNQTGLDAQGRRTIDVLAKDAAAAVPGLKLVTLFSPEHGIAGALDKEGIGNTTDAGTGLPVVSLYGAKPDDRHPSLDTLRQLDAVVIDLQDAGVRFYTYEAVTRYFLEAAAQTKTEIVVLDRPDPVNGAYVQGPVSDAGLESYVNVAPVPARHGMTLGEMARYLNGELKLEAPLTVIAMQGWQRGDWFDDTGLAWTNPSPNLRSERAAMLYPGIGLIETTNLSVGRGTDTPFEQAGAAWIDGPGSVALASALNARFLPGVRFLPVSFTPEKPYPYAGELCHGVAITITDRNVLDAPEMGIEIVAAVRKLYPQQLHMEKLQTLLASQTTLEALEAGKDPQHIAEDWRPAIEAFEAKRKAYLLY; this is encoded by the coding sequence ATGTCTCGTCTGACCGCTGTTTCTCTTGCTGCCGCGCTGCTGGTTTCCTCGCCCTATGCTGTTTCTGCCGAGACTCCGGCATCCGCACAGGCGGCACAGCCTTCGTTTACAGCAATCGACTCCATCATCGAGCAGGCAATTGCGGAGAAGAAGTTTCCCGGCGCGATGGTGATTGTCGGACACGATGGACGCGTGGTCTTTCATAAAGCCTACGGACACCGCGCGCTGGGCGATCATCCCGAAGCGATGACCGAAGACACCATCTTCGACGTGGCATCGCTGACGAAGGTGATTGCGACGGCTCCGAGCGTGATGGAGCTCTACGAACAGGGAAAATTCCGGCTGAACGATCCGGTGGCCAAGTATCTGCCGGAGTTTGCGGCGAACGGCAAGGGCGACATCACGATCCGCGATCTGCTGACGCATTACTCGGGGCTGGCTCCTGATCTCGACTTGAAGAGTACGTGGGAGGGCAAGGACGAGGGCTTCCGGCTCGCATTTGCGTCAGCCCCCATGACGCCGCCGGGGGTGCAGTTCCGCTACAGCGATATCAACTTCATTACGCTGGGCGCACTGGTCGAGAAACTCTCCGGCATGACAGAGGACGAGTATGTGGCGAAGTATGTGGCAGCGCCGCTGGGCATGATGCATACGCGCTATCTGCCTCCGGAGGATTGGCGCACGGAGATTGCGCCAACACAATACGACGAGCACGGCGTGATGCTGCGCGGTGTGGTGCATGATCCGACGGCGCGGCGGATGGGCGGCGTAGCCGGACATGCGGGGCTGTTCAGCACGGCGGGGGATGTCGCCATCTATGCGCAGAACCTGCTGGACCGGCTGGCCGGGCGGCCCAGCCGCTTTCCACTCAACCAGCTGACGCTCGAGAAGATGACCGCACCCGAGCAGCCGGCAACCGCAGTAGCGATGCGCGGACTCGGATGGGATATCGACACGGTATTCTCGGGCAATCGCGGTGAGCTGTTCCCTGTAGGATCGTTCGGGCACACCGGGTTCACGGGCACCTCGATCTGGATGGACCCGGCAAGCGACACCTACGTGGTGATGATGGCGAACGCCGTGTATCCGAATGGGCCGACAGGCATCACGCCGGTGCGCGCAGCCTTAGCCAACGCAGCGGCTGAGGCCGTAGGCGTGCGCGACGACGGTGGCGCGCTGGCGGCGAAGCTGACGGGGTACGACGAATCGCTGGCGGGAATGCGGCGACGACCGGATCGCAATGGCGCGGTGAAGACGGGCATCGATGTGCTGGAAGCCGAGAACTTTGCCACGCTGAAAAAGCTGGCCGAGGCGCATGGCGGAAAGCTGCGGCTGGGACTGCTGACGAATCAAACCGGCCTGGATGCGCAGGGACGGCGAACGATCGACGTGTTGGCAAAAGACGCGGCGGCGGCGGTGCCAGGACTGAAGCTGGTGACGCTCTTCAGTCCGGAGCACGGGATTGCGGGCGCGCTGGATAAAGAGGGTATCGGGAACACTACCGACGCGGGCACAGGGTTGCCGGTTGTGAGCCTGTATGGCGCGAAGCCGGATGATCGGCACCCCTCGCTCGATACCTTGCGCCAACTGGACGCGGTGGTGATCGACCTGCAGGATGCGGGCGTGCGCTTCTACACCTATGAAGCCGTGACGCGATATTTCCTTGAAGCCGCGGCGCAGACAAAGACGGAGATCGTGGTGCTGGACAGGCCCGATCCGGTGAATGGCGCGTATGTGCAGGGACCGGTGTCAGATGCGGGATTGGAGAGCTATGTGAACGTGGCTCCGGTACCGGCGCGGCACGGGATGACGCTGGGCGAGATGGCGCGATATCTGAACGGCGAGCTGAAGCTGGAAGCTCCGCTGACGGTGATCGCCATGCAGGGATGGCAGCGCGGCGACTGGTTCGACGATACAGGGCTTGCGTGGACGAATCCTTCACCAAACCTGCGCAGCGAGCGGGCGGCGATGCTCTATCCGGGGATCGGACTGATTGAGACGACGAATCTTTCTGTCGGACGTGGGACCGATACGCCATTCGAGCAGGCAGGCGCGGCGTGGATCGACGGGCCTGGGTCTGTCGCATTGGCGAGTGCGCTGAATGCGCGCTTTCTGCCTGGAGTACGGTTTCTGCCCGTAAGCTTTACGCCGGAGAAGCCGTATCCCTATGCAGGCGAGCTGTGCCATGGCGTGGCGATTACGATCACGGATCGTAATGTGCTGGATGCTCCAGAGATGGGCATTGAAATTGTTGCGGCGGTGCGGAAACTGTATCCGCAGCAGTTACATATGGAGAAACTGCAGACGCTGCTGGCCAGCCAGACGACGCTCGAGGCGCTGGAGGCGGGGAAAGATCCGCAGCATATTGCGGAAGACTGGCGTCCGGCGATCGAGGCATTTGAGGCGAAGCGGAAAGCTTATCTGCTGTATTGA
- a CDS encoding glycoside hydrolase family 20 zincin-like fold domain-containing protein, whose product MKLRSCSVAKVFCLGTLLLAPAAAFAQAAAKLIPMPREYKAGTVAALAQGVTITSDDGPEDRFAAQDLAAWFDELGVHAEHGHSSVKIELLRADSKRGEKVLASAGVKLDTAMHDEGYAIVPEDHGLAVVADTAEGVFYGAQTVKQMVTGTGASATLAEATIRDWPAMKYRGVSDDLSRGPFPTLDFQKKQIRTLAAYKMNVYSPYFENTLQYASDPVPGLPGGSMSKDDVKALVTYAAQYHVMVIPEQEAFGHLHHVLKYEEYAPLAETPMGHVLAPHQAGSLDLIGQMFGEIAQEFPSPFLHIGADETADLGKGQTRDEVDKRGLGAVYVDFLLQIHQKLTPLNRRLMFWGDIGMHDPAEVKRLPKDMIAIGWEYSPNPKGYADWLKPYTDAGMETWVAPGVNDWNRVYPDNDYATRNIQGFVHDGQLAHSTGMLNTVWNDDGEGLFNGDWYGILFGAAAAWQPTEATDAAAFGSAYGEVFHGDATGKLDQAQREIIAIYQSLNAAELGWQTDRLYWVDPWSAEGQAMGAKLNPLVHEMRLHAERAITLIAEARAAGPLREPDAVDALDTGARRLDFIGQKFETAELIAKMYREAYASQNDAEKKKHIGGTLYTLSGANGLCEDVRDGYNYGRLRYSDVWLKENRPYWLQNVLTRYDLASQLWVTRSAAIHAAHVQWSAQHTLPAPESLGIPAENR is encoded by the coding sequence ATGAAGCTACGTTCATGCTCGGTTGCGAAGGTTTTTTGCCTAGGGACTCTGCTGCTGGCTCCGGCTGCGGCTTTCGCGCAGGCAGCAGCGAAACTGATCCCGATGCCGCGGGAGTACAAGGCCGGCACGGTAGCAGCCCTGGCACAGGGTGTGACGATCACGAGCGACGATGGGCCCGAGGACCGGTTTGCGGCTCAGGACCTGGCGGCGTGGTTCGACGAGTTGGGCGTACATGCGGAACATGGGCACTCGTCGGTAAAGATCGAGCTGCTGCGCGCAGATTCGAAGCGCGGCGAGAAGGTGCTGGCATCCGCAGGCGTGAAGCTGGACACAGCCATGCACGACGAGGGTTACGCGATTGTCCCCGAGGACCACGGGCTCGCCGTGGTAGCGGATACGGCCGAAGGCGTCTTCTACGGCGCCCAGACCGTGAAGCAAATGGTGACCGGCACAGGCGCATCAGCGACACTCGCCGAAGCGACAATCCGGGACTGGCCGGCGATGAAATATCGCGGCGTCTCGGATGATCTGTCGCGCGGGCCGTTTCCGACACTCGACTTCCAAAAGAAGCAGATTCGCACGCTGGCTGCGTACAAGATGAACGTGTACTCGCCATATTTCGAGAACACGCTGCAGTATGCATCGGACCCGGTGCCGGGACTCCCGGGCGGCAGCATGTCAAAGGATGATGTGAAGGCGCTGGTGACGTATGCGGCGCAATATCACGTGATGGTGATCCCGGAGCAGGAGGCCTTTGGGCATCTGCACCACGTGCTGAAGTACGAAGAGTATGCGCCGCTGGCGGAGACGCCGATGGGCCACGTGCTGGCACCGCACCAGGCGGGATCGCTCGACCTGATCGGACAGATGTTCGGCGAGATTGCGCAGGAGTTTCCATCGCCCTTCCTGCATATCGGCGCGGATGAGACAGCGGACCTCGGCAAGGGGCAGACGAGGGATGAGGTCGACAAGCGCGGGCTGGGCGCGGTGTACGTGGACTTCCTGCTGCAGATCCACCAGAAGCTTACACCGCTGAACCGGCGGCTGATGTTCTGGGGCGATATCGGCATGCACGATCCGGCGGAGGTAAAGCGGCTGCCGAAGGACATGATCGCCATCGGCTGGGAGTATTCCCCGAACCCGAAGGGCTATGCGGACTGGCTGAAGCCCTACACGGACGCGGGCATGGAGACGTGGGTGGCGCCGGGCGTGAACGACTGGAATCGCGTGTATCCGGATAACGACTACGCCACGCGAAATATCCAGGGCTTTGTGCATGACGGGCAGCTGGCACACAGCACGGGCATGCTGAACACGGTGTGGAACGACGACGGCGAGGGCCTCTTCAACGGCGACTGGTACGGCATTCTCTTTGGCGCAGCCGCCGCGTGGCAGCCGACGGAAGCGACCGATGCAGCGGCCTTCGGCTCGGCATACGGCGAAGTCTTTCACGGCGACGCGACGGGCAAGCTCGACCAGGCACAGCGCGAGATCATTGCTATTTATCAATCGTTGAACGCAGCAGAGCTCGGCTGGCAGACGGACCGGCTCTACTGGGTGGACCCGTGGTCTGCTGAAGGGCAGGCGATGGGCGCGAAGCTGAATCCCCTGGTGCACGAGATGCGGCTGCATGCGGAGCGGGCGATCACGCTGATCGCCGAAGCACGCGCGGCAGGGCCGCTGCGCGAGCCGGATGCGGTGGACGCGCTGGACACAGGCGCGCGGCGGCTGGACTTCATCGGGCAGAAGTTCGAGACCGCTGAGCTGATCGCGAAGATGTATCGCGAAGCTTACGCGAGCCAAAACGACGCGGAGAAAAAGAAGCATATCGGCGGCACGCTTTACACCCTCTCGGGCGCGAACGGGCTGTGCGAGGACGTGCGCGACGGCTACAACTATGGGCGACTGCGCTATTCCGATGTGTGGCTGAAGGAGAACCGGCCTTACTGGCTGCAGAATGTGCTCACGCGTTATGACCTGGCATCGCAGCTATGGGTGACGCGCAGCGCGGCCATCCATGCTGCACATGTACAGTGGTCGGCACAGCACACGCTGCCGGCGCCGGAGTCGCTGGGTATTCCTGCGGAGAATCGGTAG
- a CDS encoding sodium:solute symporter, protein MAHHLSGLDLLIVAAYLATITVFGLRFRNYGQTSGGRSLESYFLADRRIPWWAIALSIVAAETSTLTIISVPGVAYTGDWGFLQIVLGYLLGRIVICVLFLPRYFRGELMTAYQVIGQRFGPQLHRLTAFLFLFLRAAAEGVRVFAVSIVVGIAIGTRDVLSIGIICLLTLIYTLEGGLAAVIWTDVAQMALYAVGTLTSFVLLGRLVPGGWQHIHAAAMAAGKITIFHFAWNVTTAYTFWAGLLGGCFLTMASHGTDQLMVQRLLAAKNLRESRIALLSSGVMVLVQFALFLAIGTGLYFFYGRAATTAPDRLYPQFLMDEMPRGVAGLMVAAILAAAMSNLSAAVNSLSSSTMVDLILPRRPSIDGAGKTRLSRGLTLFWAFVLFVLALLSRGGGHVVEVGLSIASVAYGSLLGVFLLGTLSKRANEGGAMVGMLCGFTVNFLLWKQSHPVAIDEGSLHFIFPKIAWTWFVLAGSLVTCATGWLASLLMQERKTNS, encoded by the coding sequence GTGGCCCATCACCTGAGCGGGCTGGACCTGCTGATCGTTGCGGCGTATCTGGCGACGATCACGGTTTTCGGCCTGCGCTTTCGCAACTACGGGCAGACGAGCGGGGGACGCTCGCTCGAGTCGTATTTTCTTGCGGACCGGCGGATTCCATGGTGGGCGATTGCGCTCTCCATCGTGGCGGCAGAGACGAGCACGCTGACGATCATCAGCGTGCCGGGCGTCGCGTACACCGGCGACTGGGGTTTTCTGCAGATCGTGCTCGGCTACCTGCTGGGACGCATCGTGATCTGCGTGCTGTTTCTGCCGCGGTATTTTCGCGGCGAGCTGATGACGGCCTATCAGGTGATCGGGCAGCGCTTCGGCCCGCAGCTGCACCGGCTCACCGCATTTCTGTTTCTCTTTCTGCGCGCAGCCGCAGAAGGCGTGCGCGTCTTCGCGGTGTCGATCGTGGTGGGCATCGCCATCGGCACGCGCGATGTGCTATCGATCGGGATCATCTGCCTGCTTACGCTGATCTATACGCTCGAGGGCGGACTGGCGGCGGTGATCTGGACCGACGTGGCACAGATGGCGCTATACGCGGTGGGCACGCTGACCAGCTTTGTGCTGCTGGGACGGCTGGTGCCGGGCGGATGGCAGCACATTCATGCGGCGGCGATGGCTGCGGGCAAGATCACGATCTTTCACTTTGCATGGAACGTGACAACGGCCTACACCTTCTGGGCGGGACTGCTGGGCGGATGCTTCCTGACCATGGCCAGCCACGGCACGGATCAACTGATGGTGCAGCGGCTGCTGGCTGCGAAGAACCTGCGCGAGTCGCGGATTGCACTGCTCTCAAGCGGCGTGATGGTGCTGGTGCAGTTCGCGTTGTTCCTCGCGATCGGGACAGGGCTTTATTTCTTCTATGGACGCGCGGCCACGACGGCGCCGGACCGGCTCTATCCGCAGTTCCTGATGGACGAGATGCCGCGCGGCGTAGCGGGACTGATGGTGGCGGCGATTCTGGCTGCGGCGATGTCCAACCTGAGCGCAGCAGTGAATTCGTTGAGCTCGAGCACCATGGTGGACCTGATTCTGCCACGGCGACCGAGCATAGACGGCGCAGGCAAGACGCGGCTTTCACGCGGGCTGACCCTGTTCTGGGCATTCGTGCTGTTTGTGCTGGCGCTGCTCTCGCGCGGCGGCGGCCACGTGGTCGAGGTTGGGCTTTCGATTGCGTCTGTGGCCTATGGCTCTCTGCTCGGAGTCTTTCTGCTGGGTACATTGAGCAAGCGCGCCAACGAAGGCGGCGCGATGGTGGGCATGCTGTGCGGTTTTACGGTGAATTTTCTGCTGTGGAAGCAGTCTCATCCGGTGGCTATAGATGAGGGCTCGCTGCATTTTATCTTTCCGAAGATTGCCTGGACATGGTTCGTGCTCGCGGGCTCGCTGGTAACCTGCGCTACCGGATGGCTGGCCAGCCTGCTGATGCAGGAACGCAAGACCAATTCGTAA